The Alphaproteobacteria bacterium genome includes a window with the following:
- a CDS encoding tetratricopeptide repeat protein, with product MASLEQALALHQAGRLNEADAIYAALIAADPNAVDALNLSGQIDLAHRRFDAARAKFVRARQIAPGFADAWMNEGNALRGAGRPSEALAALEQAAALAPGHALILCNRGLAKLDLGDANGAVADIAAADAAMPGVKALRENLGVALKAANRPMAALAIFAANDSPGAAASVRQDLLDHAGAMADYAAALAREPGRPDIESNRLFTANYDPAMDSAAITALYVAWGNRRARPPITLTPELSPERRLRIGFVSGDFRRHSARHFLWPLLEHFPRDAATLIAFATDPSADDEWTRRYRGAFAEWHAIGELHDDAAAALIAAAKIDVLVDLSGHSQGNRLGVFARKAAPVQATWLGYGGTTGLAAIDWYIGDERLVPPGAEAAFVEKVWRLPHTAFVYAPQDAMPGPGSAPVLRNGYPTFGCFSRTVRYNEHCLRLWARILAAIPNARLVLNALVFGEAETRALFQRRFAEWGGDASRLDLIATAPQSVTWAAYGDIDIALDPFPHNAGATTFEALWMGVPVLSKRDRAPLGRFGDSILGACGLGDWVVDDDDAFVARAVAAAGDPAALNALRHGLRARVANSALGDAPAYARDFAAALRGMWRLRCEERA from the coding sequence GTGGCCAGCCTCGAACAAGCCTTGGCGCTGCATCAGGCCGGAAGGCTGAACGAAGCCGATGCGATCTACGCCGCATTGATCGCCGCCGATCCCAACGCCGTCGATGCGCTGAACCTGTCGGGGCAGATCGATCTTGCCCATCGGCGTTTCGACGCAGCCCGCGCCAAATTCGTCCGCGCGCGCCAGATCGCGCCCGGTTTCGCCGACGCCTGGATGAACGAAGGCAACGCGCTGCGCGGCGCCGGGCGCCCCAGCGAAGCGCTGGCAGCCCTGGAACAAGCGGCGGCGCTCGCCCCCGGTCACGCGCTGATCTTGTGCAATCGCGGCCTCGCCAAGCTCGATCTGGGCGATGCGAATGGCGCCGTCGCGGATATCGCGGCGGCGGATGCGGCGATGCCCGGCGTCAAGGCGCTGCGCGAAAATCTCGGCGTCGCGCTGAAAGCCGCGAACCGGCCGATGGCGGCCTTGGCGATATTCGCGGCGAACGACTCACCGGGCGCCGCGGCGAGCGTGCGCCAGGATCTGCTGGATCACGCGGGCGCCATGGCCGACTACGCGGCGGCGCTGGCGCGCGAGCCGGGCCGGCCGGATATCGAAAGCAATCGGCTGTTCACCGCGAATTACGATCCGGCGATGGACAGCGCCGCCATCACGGCGCTTTACGTCGCGTGGGGTAACCGACGCGCGCGGCCGCCGATCACGCTGACGCCCGAACTTTCGCCCGAACGGCGTTTGCGCATCGGCTTCGTGTCGGGCGATTTCCGCCGCCACTCGGCGCGGCATTTCCTGTGGCCGCTGCTCGAACATTTTCCGCGCGACGCCGCGACGCTGATCGCCTTCGCGACCGATCCGAGCGCCGACGACGAATGGACGCGGCGCTATCGCGGCGCTTTCGCCGAATGGCATGCGATCGGCGAGTTGCACGATGACGCGGCCGCCGCCTTGATCGCCGCCGCGAAGATCGACGTGCTGGTCGATCTGTCGGGCCACAGCCAGGGCAATCGCCTGGGCGTGTTCGCGCGTAAAGCCGCACCCGTGCAGGCAACGTGGCTCGGCTATGGCGGCACGACGGGTCTTGCCGCGATCGATTGGTATATCGGCGACGAACGCTTGGTGCCACCGGGGGCCGAAGCCGCGTTCGTCGAGAAGGTCTGGCGCTTGCCGCACACGGCGTTCGTCTATGCGCCGCAGGACGCGATGCCCGGACCGGGGTCGGCACCGGTGCTGCGCAATGGCTATCCGACCTTCGGCTGCTTCAGCCGCACGGTGCGCTACAACGAACATTGTCTGCGCCTCTGGGCGCGCATCCTCGCGGCGATTCCGAATGCGCGCTTGGTGCTCAATGCGCTGGTCTTCGGCGAGGCCGAGACACGTGCGCTTTTCCAGCGCCGCTTCGCCGAGTGGGGCGGGGATGCTTCACGCCTCGATCTGATCGCGACGGCACCGCAGTCGGTCACCTGGGCCGCGTATGGCGATATCGACATCGCCCTCGATCCGTTCCCGCATAATGCCGGGGCGACGACGTTCGAGGCGCTTTGGATGGGCGTGCCGGTCCTGTCGAAGCGCGACCGCGCACCGCTGGGACGGTTCGGGGATTCGATCCTCGGCGCTTGCGGCCTGGGCGATTGGGTCGTGGACGACGACGACGCCTTCGTCGCGCGCGCGGTCGCGGCGGCCGGCGATCCGGCGGCGCT
- a CDS encoding ETC complex I subunit, producing the protein MSKPARIYRPSKNAMQSGKAKTQNWVLEFEPAAAKRADPLMGWAGSPDTDGQIRLVFETQDEALSYAQRHGIAYEVAIPHASRVRPKSYADNFKYDRVR; encoded by the coding sequence ATGAGCAAGCCCGCGCGCATCTACCGCCCGTCCAAAAACGCCATGCAATCGGGTAAGGCGAAGACCCAGAACTGGGTTTTGGAGTTCGAGCCGGCGGCGGCCAAGCGCGCCGACCCGCTGATGGGCTGGGCGGGCTCGCCGGATACCGACGGCCAGATCCGCCTGGTTTTCGAGACCCAGGACGAGGCTTTGTCCTACGCCCAGCGCCATGGAATCGCCTATGAAGTGGCCATTCCACATGCCTCGCGGGTCAGACCGAAGAGCTACGCCGATAATTTCAAATACGACCGCGTTCGCTGA
- the speB gene encoding agmatinase has protein sequence MAVLPPTFALPHAFLGLENRAPGAKFCVAGIPFDLGTTNRPGARFGPAGIRAASVMLRDGAHPNSRLDPASLDLADIGNFDIVLGDIAASYAKIEAQAAKIGHLLALGGDHGATLPLLRALRKRLGKPVALAHFDAHIDTWPTSFGQALGHGSVFYRAIEEGLVDPARMIQIGIRSPADPEVWDWTIGKGVTILDAQTVHARGPAFVAAEIRRVLGDAPAYLSFDIDALDPAFAPGTGTPEIGGLATWQTQAILRALGGIDWIGMDLMEVAPAYDHAEITSLAAATIVWEYLALVAVR, from the coding sequence ATGGCCGTCCTCCCGCCCACATTCGCTTTGCCGCACGCTTTCCTCGGGCTCGAAAACCGCGCGCCCGGCGCGAAATTCTGCGTCGCCGGTATTCCGTTCGATCTCGGCACGACCAACCGCCCGGGGGCCCGTTTCGGACCCGCGGGCATTCGCGCCGCGTCGGTGATGCTGCGCGACGGCGCGCATCCGAACTCGCGCCTCGACCCCGCGTCGCTCGATCTCGCCGATATCGGCAATTTCGACATCGTGCTCGGCGATATCGCCGCGAGCTACGCCAAGATCGAGGCGCAAGCCGCCAAGATCGGCCATTTGCTGGCGCTGGGCGGCGATCACGGCGCCACGCTGCCGCTGCTGCGCGCATTGCGCAAACGCCTGGGCAAGCCGGTCGCCCTCGCCCATTTCGACGCGCATATCGACACCTGGCCGACCAGCTTCGGCCAGGCGCTGGGCCACGGCTCGGTCTTCTATCGCGCGATCGAGGAAGGCTTGGTCGATCCCGCCCGGATGATCCAGATCGGCATCCGCAGCCCGGCCGATCCCGAGGTTTGGGATTGGACGATCGGCAAAGGCGTGACGATCCTCGATGCGCAGACAGTCCACGCGCGCGGGCCCGCTTTCGTCGCGGCCGAAATACGCCGCGTGCTGGGCGACGCGCCCGCCTACCTTTCCTTCGACATCGACGCGCTCGACCCCGCCTTTGCCCCCGGCACGGGCACGCCGGAAATCGGCGGTCTCGCAACCTGGCAAACCCAAGCGATCCTGCGCGCGCTGGGCGGCATCGATTGGATCGGCATGGATTTGATGGAAGTCGCGCCCGCTTACGATCACGCGGAGATCACGTCGCTCGCCGCCGCGACGATCGTTTGGGAATATTTGGCGCTCGTCGCCGTGCGCTAA
- a CDS encoding type III PLP-dependent enzyme, with protein sequence MALSNLRIAVSPLKRRSAVQPLPVPADLPTVDAVVAREKPQEPVHALRPETLRLAARRFVAGFPGDVLYAVKCNADPRVLRALWDGGVRHFDGASPAEIALVRSMFGTDAHIAYMHPVRARAAIREAYARHAVRDFVLDADDELDKLLAETKAKPGELTLIVRLALPKGGARYDLSGKFGAEFDAAVALLRRARPLARELGISFHVGSQCVDPAAYARAIELADRVAGEAGVRVDLLDVGGGFPVTYPDIDVPPLGAFFAEIEAAHANAAHLRHAKLWAEPGRALVAGGGSVIVQVQARRGTMLYLNDGIYGSLSDAGYPGFRFPVRCLRASEAPTRDFEFFGPTCDSADRMAGPFPLPADIAEGDWIEIGQLGAYGAALRTAFNGFERAHLVEVADAPMLTTPGLDD encoded by the coding sequence ATGGCCTTGTCCAATCTGCGTATCGCCGTCTCGCCGTTGAAGCGACGAAGCGCCGTCCAGCCTTTGCCCGTTCCCGCCGATCTGCCGACGGTCGACGCCGTCGTGGCGCGCGAGAAGCCGCAGGAGCCGGTGCACGCCTTGCGCCCGGAAACCCTGCGCTTGGCCGCGCGCCGCTTCGTCGCGGGTTTCCCGGGCGACGTTCTGTACGCGGTGAAGTGCAACGCCGACCCGCGCGTGCTGCGCGCGCTGTGGGACGGCGGCGTACGTCATTTCGACGGCGCCTCGCCCGCCGAGATCGCGCTGGTGCGTTCGATGTTCGGGACCGACGCGCATATCGCCTATATGCATCCCGTGCGCGCGCGTGCGGCGATCCGCGAGGCTTATGCGCGCCACGCGGTGCGCGATTTCGTGCTCGATGCGGATGACGAACTCGACAAGCTGCTCGCCGAAACCAAGGCGAAGCCGGGCGAGTTGACGCTCATCGTGCGCTTGGCGCTGCCCAAGGGCGGCGCGCGCTACGACCTCTCCGGCAAATTCGGCGCGGAATTCGACGCGGCCGTGGCGTTGCTGCGCCGGGCGCGTCCGCTCGCGCGCGAACTCGGGATCTCGTTCCATGTCGGCTCGCAATGCGTCGATCCGGCGGCCTACGCGCGCGCCATTGAGTTGGCGGATCGCGTGGCGGGCGAAGCCGGCGTGCGCGTCGATCTGCTCGACGTGGGCGGCGGCTTCCCCGTGACCTATCCCGATATCGACGTGCCCCCGCTCGGCGCATTCTTCGCCGAGATCGAGGCCGCGCACGCGAACGCCGCGCATCTGCGCCACGCGAAGCTTTGGGCGGAGCCCGGCCGCGCGCTGGTCGCGGGCGGCGGTTCGGTGATCGTGCAGGTGCAAGCGCGGCGCGGAACCATGCTCTATCTCAACGACGGCATTTACGGATCGTTGTCGGATGCGGGCTATCCCGGCTTCCGTTTTCCGGTGCGTTGCCTTCGCGCGTCGGAGGCGCCGACCCGCGATTTCGAATTCTTCGGCCCGACTTGCGATTCCGCCGATCGGATGGCCGGGCCCTTCCCGCTGCCCGCCGATATCGCGGAGGGCGATTGGATCGAAATCGGCCAGCTCGGCGCCTATGGCGCGGCGTTGCGCACCGCGTTCAACGGTTTCGAGCGCGCGCATTTGGTCGAAGTCGCCGACGCGCCGATGCTGACTACACCGGGCTTGGACGATTGA
- a CDS encoding NAD(P)-dependent oxidoreductase, with amino-acid sequence MANADSDALYAGKKILVTGATGLYGRNLIPRLLAKGAKVRAVARRIPATGFGPGVEFVAGDLKEPSFARQAVAGCDGLFHMAGTRGSIGIQIKRAAEMLHDNTLSCFNALNAAREAGVARVVYVSTVSVYPPGERYVEDQAWSANPHPGNEFVAWSKRMAEKLIEAFEVQYGAKNFAILRPVNTFGPWDDFDPQTALVVPALIGRALGGENPLTVWGDGSAVRDFLYVEDAVDGLLASYERGLGKGPINLGSGRGYTVAEVVAAILRHGAPGTSVRWDVDKPAGEARKVADTARAETILGFRPKIGLEEGIARTIAWYRARD; translated from the coding sequence ATGGCGAACGCAGACTCCGACGCGCTTTACGCAGGCAAGAAGATCCTGGTCACGGGCGCCACGGGGCTTTACGGCCGCAATCTCATTCCCCGGCTTTTGGCCAAGGGCGCAAAAGTGCGCGCCGTGGCGCGGCGCATTCCCGCGACCGGCTTCGGGCCGGGCGTGGAATTCGTCGCGGGCGATTTGAAGGAGCCAAGCTTCGCGCGCCAAGCGGTCGCGGGTTGCGACGGGCTGTTCCATATGGCGGGGACACGCGGCTCGATCGGTATTCAGATCAAGCGCGCGGCCGAAATGCTGCACGACAACACGCTGTCCTGCTTCAACGCGCTGAACGCGGCGCGCGAAGCCGGTGTGGCGCGCGTCGTCTATGTCTCGACCGTGTCGGTCTATCCGCCGGGTGAACGCTATGTCGAAGATCAAGCATGGTCGGCCAATCCGCATCCCGGCAACGAGTTCGTCGCTTGGTCGAAGCGCATGGCCGAAAAGCTGATCGAAGCGTTCGAGGTGCAATACGGCGCCAAGAATTTCGCGATCCTGCGCCCGGTGAACACGTTCGGGCCGTGGGACGACTTCGATCCGCAAACCGCTTTGGTGGTACCCGCCTTGATCGGCCGTGCTCTGGGCGGCGAGAATCCGCTGACCGTATGGGGCGACGGCAGCGCCGTGCGCGATTTCCTTTACGTCGAAGACGCGGTCGACGGTTTGCTCGCGAGTTACGAACGCGGGCTCGGCAAGGGGCCGATCAATCTGGGCAGCGGGCGCGGCTATACGGTCGCCGAGGTCGTCGCAGCGATTTTGCGCCATGGCGCGCCGGGAACAAGCGTGCGCTGGGACGTGGACAAGCCGGCGGGCGAGGCGCGCAAGGTCGCCGACACCGCGCGCGCCGAAACGATCCTGGGCTTCAGGCCCAAAATCGGCTTGGAGGAAGGCATCGCGCGCACGATCGCCTGGTATCGCGCGCGCGACTGA
- a CDS encoding tetratricopeptide repeat protein, with the protein MSILAVMDATALLNAALERHRAGDVEGAARYYEQVLALQPDNVDALNLLGLTLHQRGRDADAIAPLERAVAVQPAFAGAWLHLGTVLRRVNRPQDAARAYARVAEVAPASALGPMGLGQIAEFAGDRAAAKRHYLDATTREPGHGGAHFALGTLLANDGDLRNGLDHVRQAIALDPAAPDHHLALATLLFVAGDSAGAIAAYKKCLEIAPGHLDAWASLIAALCAGNDATAAQEALDAMRLHAPANDPRVDMAQGQLANLQGKPAAAITALSRALRNMIGAAPDARLRDVARILGEQAHALDMVRRERIAAACDVLGTLLPLFDDYATADALFAAAAKLGRLRALKNRIAVSLYDPDLTLDRRKALHLDFAEAMRDGTAAPPAPWVRKPGEKIRIGYVSSDFRRHPVARSMRPLFRAVDRERFAVYGYNLAFGEDDVSREFAAMADGWHHLAARPDAELAEIVRRDGIDILVHVAGHFDENRLGLAWRRAAPVQVSLFDAATSGIAAIDYLIADRHLVPRQSGEFYAECVIRLPNLYIHPWLAEARQLAPRAAGAPIVFASFSNPTKLNGRTLETWAQVLRTIEGATLLLGHARAMDEPEIRRRFQAHFAQAGIDPARIAVRPYVADLAAHLASYDDVDVVLDPFPFNGSTSTFEALSMGVPVVSLTGDTMMSRWSGAMLAQLGLERCRAANIGDFVRVAADLAADVAWRNALRADLPDRVKHSALVDEKRWMRRLERAYRAFARRAILGGS; encoded by the coding sequence ATGTCCATACTGGCGGTTATGGACGCGACCGCCTTGCTCAACGCCGCACTCGAACGTCATCGCGCGGGCGATGTCGAAGGGGCCGCGCGTTATTACGAGCAGGTTTTGGCGCTGCAACCGGACAATGTCGACGCGCTGAACCTGCTGGGCTTGACGCTGCATCAGCGCGGACGCGACGCCGATGCGATCGCCCCGCTCGAACGCGCGGTCGCGGTGCAGCCCGCTTTCGCCGGGGCGTGGCTCCATTTGGGCACGGTGCTGCGCCGGGTGAATCGCCCGCAAGACGCCGCGCGCGCCTATGCCCGCGTGGCGGAGGTCGCCCCCGCTTCGGCGCTCGGGCCGATGGGGTTGGGCCAGATCGCCGAATTCGCGGGCGACCGCGCGGCCGCCAAGCGCCATTACCTCGACGCGACGACGCGCGAGCCGGGTCACGGCGGTGCCCATTTCGCGCTCGGCACGCTGCTCGCCAATGACGGCGATCTGCGCAATGGGCTCGACCATGTGCGCCAGGCGATCGCGCTCGATCCCGCCGCCCCCGACCATCACCTCGCCTTGGCGACGCTGCTCTTCGTCGCGGGCGATTCGGCGGGCGCCATCGCCGCGTACAAAAAATGCCTCGAAATTGCGCCCGGTCATCTCGACGCGTGGGCGAGCCTGATCGCCGCGCTTTGCGCGGGCAACGACGCAACCGCAGCACAAGAAGCCCTCGATGCGATGCGGCTTCACGCGCCGGCGAACGATCCGCGCGTCGATATGGCGCAAGGTCAGCTCGCCAATCTGCAGGGAAAGCCCGCGGCAGCGATCACGGCGCTGAGCCGCGCTTTGCGCAACATGATCGGCGCGGCGCCCGATGCGCGCCTTCGCGACGTCGCGCGCATACTGGGCGAACAGGCGCATGCGCTCGACATGGTGCGCCGCGAGCGCATCGCCGCCGCGTGCGATGTGCTGGGCACGCTGCTGCCGCTGTTCGACGACTACGCGACCGCCGATGCGTTGTTCGCCGCCGCGGCGAAGCTCGGCCGCTTGCGCGCGCTCAAAAACCGTATCGCCGTTTCGCTCTACGATCCCGATTTGACGCTCGATCGGCGCAAGGCGCTGCATCTCGATTTCGCCGAAGCGATGCGCGACGGCACGGCCGCGCCGCCGGCACCTTGGGTGCGCAAGCCGGGCGAGAAAATCCGCATCGGCTATGTCTCGTCGGATTTCCGCCGCCATCCGGTCGCACGCTCGATGCGGCCCTTGTTCCGCGCGGTCGACCGCGAACGCTTCGCGGTCTACGGCTATAATCTTGCGTTCGGCGAAGACGATGTCTCGCGCGAATTCGCCGCGATGGCGGATGGCTGGCACCATCTCGCGGCGCGGCCCGACGCGGAACTGGCCGAGATCGTGCGGCGCGACGGCATCGATATTCTGGTGCATGTCGCCGGGCATTTCGACGAGAACCGCCTGGGCCTTGCGTGGCGGCGTGCCGCCCCCGTGCAGGTCAGCCTGTTCGATGCGGCGACCAGCGGCATCGCCGCGATCGATTATCTGATCGCCGACCGGCATCTCGTCCCCCGGCAAAGCGGCGAGTTTTATGCCGAATGCGTGATACGCCTGCCCAATCTCTATATTCATCCCTGGCTTGCCGAAGCGCGCCAACTGGCGCCGCGTGCGGCGGGCGCACCGATCGTGTTCGCGTCGTTCTCCAACCCGACCAAGCTCAACGGCCGCACGTTGGAAACCTGGGCGCAAGTTTTGCGCACGATCGAGGGCGCAACGCTGTTGCTGGGCCATGCCCGCGCGATGGACGAGCCCGAAATCCGCCGGCGCTTCCAAGCGCATTTCGCGCAAGCCGGGATCGATCCCGCGCGCATCGCCGTGCGACCCTATGTCGCCGACTTGGCCGCACATCTCGCGTCCTATGACGACGTCGACGTGGTGCTCGACCCGTTCCCGTTCAACGGTTCGACCAGCACGTTCGAAGCCTTGTCGATGGGCGTGCCAGTCGTTTCATTGACCGGCGACACGATGATGTCGCGCTGGAGCGGGGCGATGCTGGCGCAACTGGGCCTCGAACGTTGCCGGGCGGCGAATATCGGCGATTTCGTACGCGTCGCCGCCGATCTGGCCGCCGACGTCGCGTGGCGCAATGCGTTGCGCGCCGATTTGCCGGACCGGGTGAAGCATTCGGCGCTGGTCGACGAGAAACGCTGGATGCGCCGTCTCGAACGCGCCTATCGCGCTTTCGCGCGCCGCGCGATACTGGGTGGATCATGA
- a CDS encoding FkbM family methyltransferase, which translates to MTDDLAELRRRALALALGDKSPDADFENAARALAARADSGELADLARLFGRAARLAPPPPAKGAALEVSGEARIVRVLAPLGLRVAFDIGANRGNWTASALAHWPDCAVHGFEVVPDTFQHYAGRFANDARVRANPFGLAHVDGEIDINVYAGFDELASIAPFPHAAPSRVVRCPVRRADGYAAANGIARIDYAKIDVEGAEHLVFDGFGAMLNEGRIDALQFEYGRVNILTHRLLIDFHFMLTNLGYRVGKAGPSGVRFADYSLADEDFENANYVAVRAARADMIAALSAP; encoded by the coding sequence ATGACCGACGACCTCGCCGAACTTCGCCGCCGCGCCCTCGCCCTCGCTTTGGGCGACAAGTCACCCGACGCCGATTTCGAGAATGCGGCGCGCGCCTTGGCCGCCCGCGCCGATAGCGGCGAGTTGGCGGATCTCGCCCGGCTGTTCGGCCGCGCCGCGCGCCTTGCCCCGCCGCCGCCCGCCAAGGGCGCAGCATTGGAAGTCTCCGGCGAAGCGCGCATCGTGCGCGTCCTCGCCCCGCTCGGCCTGCGCGTGGCGTTCGATATCGGCGCCAATCGCGGCAATTGGACGGCTTCCGCCCTCGCCCATTGGCCGGATTGCGCGGTGCATGGGTTCGAGGTCGTGCCAGACACGTTCCAACACTATGCCGGGCGTTTCGCGAACGACGCGCGCGTGCGCGCCAATCCGTTCGGCCTCGCCCATGTCGACGGCGAGATTGATATCAACGTATATGCCGGGTTCGACGAACTCGCCTCGATCGCGCCGTTTCCGCACGCGGCGCCCTCGCGCGTCGTGCGCTGCCCGGTGCGCCGCGCCGACGGCTACGCCGCCGCGAACGGAATCGCGCGCATCGACTACGCCAAGATCGACGTCGAAGGGGCCGAACATCTCGTCTTCGACGGCTTCGGCGCGATGTTGAACGAAGGCCGGATCGACGCGCTGCAATTCGAATACGGCCGCGTCAACATCCTGACCCACAGGTTGCTGATCGATTTCCATTTCATGCTGACGAATCTCGGCTATCGCGTCGGCAAAGCCGGCCCGTCGGGCGTGCGCTTCGCCGATTATTCGCTGGCCGACGAGGATTTCGAGAACGCGAACTACGTCGCCGTGCGCGCCGCGCGTGCGGACATGATCGCGGCGCTCAGCGCGCCCTAA